The Caldivirga sp. genome contains a region encoding:
- a CDS encoding glycerophosphodiester phosphodiesterase family protein gives MVLVIGHRGARCCAPENTIPSFKLAIETGVNGVELDVHMTKDGEVVVIHDDTLDRTTTGSGYVKDYTLNEIRNFDAGVKFGLEWRGVKIPTLDEVLSEFRNRTSYVIELKHGSDVYPGIEEKVLNLVRKHDVKVKIVSFDFDALERVRQFDDSVELGLIFVGKARWFIDIAKRLKAQWLQAEYKLINENDVKIVHNAGLKIGAWTINDADTAVKLYKMGIDEVTTDNPSLIIGSLKRHK, from the coding sequence ATGGTACTGGTTATTGGCCATAGGGGAGCTAGGTGCTGCGCTCCAGAGAACACAATACCATCATTTAAACTAGCAATTGAGACTGGTGTAAATGGGGTTGAGTTAGATGTGCATATGACTAAAGATGGGGAAGTGGTCGTAATTCATGACGATACATTAGACAGGACTACCACAGGGTCAGGTTACGTTAAGGACTACACACTTAATGAGATAAGGAACTTTGATGCTGGGGTTAAGTTTGGCTTAGAGTGGCGTGGGGTTAAGATACCAACCCTCGATGAAGTTCTTAGTGAATTTAGAAACAGGACCAGTTATGTAATTGAACTTAAGCATGGTAGTGACGTGTACCCTGGCATTGAGGAGAAGGTGCTTAACTTAGTTAGAAAACATGATGTGAAGGTTAAGATCGTGTCCTTTGATTTCGATGCTCTTGAGAGGGTGAGGCAGTTTGATGACTCTGTGGAACTAGGGTTAATATTCGTAGGTAAAGCCAGGTGGTTCATTGACATTGCTAAGAGATTAAAGGCACAGTGGCTTCAAGCTGAATATAAGCTAATTAACGAAAATGATGTTAAGATTGTTCATAACGCTGGTTTAAAGATTGGTGCCTGGACGATTAATGATGCGGATACGGCCGTTAAATTATATAAAATGGGCATTGATGAAGTAACCACAGATAATCCAAGCCTAATAATAGGAAGCCTTAAACGCCATAAGTAG
- the pheT gene encoding phenylalanine--tRNA ligase subunit beta, with protein sequence MPTIEVSLRDLASIARTDLTLDKLKEVVEVLKGEVTEVKGDYVSIELNYDRPDLFSAEGLGRAIGIYLGSRSLPQYSINGPVTKLDVTKAPAYRPYAYMAIVRNVELNDEAIRQLFQLQEIMHRDYGGDRRLVSIGLYDLDTVKPPFSYIAVKEASYRPLGYSEFMTLTDVLKVTEKGKAYSSLVKPGEYPLLIDGEGKVLSFPPILNSEETKITETTRNVLIDVTGVEPELMKRVLNIMVTAVSERSRSPVIESIEATGVNSELTPSLKWVRVNVKLRDIEDLLGVKLEPPVIINVLTRMGVKASDLGDSIEVFAPPYRIDVHSYVDVVEDIAIGLGYNSLEPNLPPPTHFGVKHPVEHLSSVIKDLLLGMGLQEVVNFNLISDEVMRIIGFINFVKLSNPKIKDYSALRNSLIPSLLLTAKVNQRLVGRLEVFEVGDVVELKNDTAVTSRRVGILLMGDGYTLTDGLSVFKSLLKALGITTSLRRCSSRPFIPVRAVEVLVNDTGIGCIGEVDPEILVNLGIEKPTVIGELNVDLILSILKSLQQS encoded by the coding sequence ATGCCAACTATTGAAGTCTCATTAAGGGACCTTGCCTCAATAGCACGAACGGATTTAACACTTGATAAACTTAAGGAGGTGGTGGAGGTCCTTAAGGGTGAGGTTACTGAGGTTAAGGGTGATTACGTATCCATTGAGCTTAATTACGATAGGCCAGACTTATTCTCAGCGGAGGGGCTTGGGAGGGCTATAGGAATATACTTAGGTTCAAGAAGTTTACCGCAGTACAGCATTAATGGCCCAGTCACTAAGCTAGATGTAACCAAGGCACCGGCCTACAGGCCATACGCCTACATGGCCATCGTAAGGAACGTTGAGCTTAACGACGAGGCCATTAGGCAACTCTTTCAGCTTCAGGAAATTATGCACAGGGACTACGGTGGTGATAGGAGGCTAGTATCGATAGGCCTATATGACCTTGACACTGTTAAGCCACCCTTCAGTTACATTGCGGTTAAGGAAGCCTCCTATAGGCCGTTAGGTTACAGTGAATTCATGACGCTTACTGATGTACTTAAAGTAACCGAGAAAGGTAAAGCCTACTCAAGCTTAGTTAAGCCTGGGGAATACCCACTGCTCATTGATGGTGAGGGTAAGGTTCTTTCATTCCCACCAATACTCAACAGTGAGGAGACAAAGATAACTGAGACTACCAGGAACGTGTTGATTGATGTAACTGGTGTTGAACCTGAATTAATGAAACGCGTATTAAACATCATGGTTACTGCAGTGTCGGAGAGATCTAGAAGCCCTGTAATAGAGTCTATTGAGGCAACTGGGGTTAATAGTGAACTTACCCCAAGCCTTAAGTGGGTTAGAGTTAACGTTAAGTTAAGGGATATTGAGGATTTACTGGGTGTGAAGCTTGAACCCCCTGTGATTATTAATGTGCTAACTAGAATGGGGGTTAAGGCCTCAGACTTAGGTGACTCAATTGAGGTGTTTGCCCCACCCTATAGGATTGATGTCCATAGTTACGTTGACGTGGTTGAGGACATAGCCATCGGCCTTGGCTACAATAGCCTTGAACCAAACCTACCACCCCCAACGCACTTCGGTGTTAAGCACCCTGTAGAGCACCTGAGCAGTGTTATAAAGGACCTATTGCTAGGCATGGGGCTACAGGAGGTGGTTAACTTTAATTTAATTAGTGATGAAGTTATGAGGATCATTGGCTTTATTAACTTCGTTAAGTTAAGCAACCCTAAGATTAAGGACTACTCGGCGCTTCGCAATTCACTAATACCTTCACTGCTCCTAACAGCTAAAGTTAACCAAAGACTTGTTGGTAGACTAGAGGTCTTCGAGGTGGGTGATGTAGTTGAGTTGAAGAATGATACAGCCGTCACCAGTAGGAGGGTTGGTATACTGCTCATGGGTGATGGATACACGTTAACTGATGGATTATCAGTATTTAAGTCACTTCTTAAGGCACTAGGAATAACAACCAGCCTACGTAGATGCAGTAGTAGACCCTTTATACCTGTACGCGCAGTGGAGGTGCTAGTGAATGATACAGGAATTGGGTGCATTGGTGAAGTCGACCCTGAAATTCTAGTTAATCTAGGTATAGAGAAACCTACTGTTATCGGTGAATTAAACGTAGACTTAATACTAAGCATACTTAAAAGCCTTCAGCAGAGTTAA